From Fibrobacter sp. UWR2, the proteins below share one genomic window:
- the feoB gene encoding ferrous iron transport protein B, giving the protein MAARKLLTIAIAGNPNCGKTALFNALTGARQHVGNWPGVTVEKKEGYFELGDRQIRLVDLPGTYALFANAEDERAAVDYLLSREASLIINIVDATNLERNLFLTSQLADMKIPMVIAVNMMDIAENRGIQLDLDELSDFYGVPCIPLSAVSEKSVTNFISQMGHVLASPMPLPKQMVYGDKVEEAVKVLEPKVAPVAELLSADARWVSLMYLGNEKSYADKFAEAGVKLDKAEVVKILGEEPEFAMAENRYSISHEVAGKAIVSARAKKTFSDKLDAVLLNRWAALPIFLVIMYLVFWIAVTIGSAFIDFFDVLFGAIFVDGLGYLLGDVLGCPSFVTAILADGIGAGIQTVSTFIPVIFFMFLCLSFLEDSGYMARAAFVADRFMRFLGLPGRAFVPMMVGFGCGVPGIMGSRVLESKRERFLTIFLVPFMSCGARLPVYALFAAAFFGKMAGTVVFLLYLAGVLFAVAYGLFLKKSLFQGQASNFVMELPPYHLPKVKSLMIHCWQRLRDYIWRAGKVITLAVAVLGFLNSFGIVEKMYVDVNGTETEIVKSEDGYQMVKENEEGEAENVALPEGFVVDETKVVKANEFTAGNGDSENSLLSTIGKAITPVFEPFGVEKENWPASVSLFTGLLAKEAVIGTMNSLYSMVGENAEAPADGKAAEPVEEPKAEEPAPEQVAVADSAATDSVKADSTFAAADSAAIADSAAAPAESAEVVAEAAPAEAPAEEAAAEPAAEEKPLIAGVDECPAEEEEEGGAPDIKGAVLEALGSIPANLAEVFGSLTDPLGTTGELEGQEAAELKKETLDKITDAKVLTCEEFAAIETFGEEEEDEKTREAVFAKLAAAGLELSEDEMGALEEGDLSETADIYANLRSYFHNPDKNGNPVDGFNWQVFAFLIFILLYVPCLAAMGVVAREIGLGLAVLMATVQTLLAWAIAVLLYQVPVGGNMTWIVAAIVVLVGTGIFLKLFGMKANKEKRFED; this is encoded by the coding sequence ATGGCTGCCAGAAAACTTTTGACGATTGCAATTGCCGGTAACCCGAACTGCGGTAAGACGGCTCTCTTTAACGCGCTTACGGGTGCACGCCAGCATGTGGGTAACTGGCCCGGCGTGACGGTCGAAAAGAAGGAAGGTTACTTTGAACTGGGCGACCGCCAGATTCGCCTGGTGGACCTTCCGGGTACTTACGCTTTGTTCGCAAATGCCGAAGACGAACGCGCTGCTGTCGACTACTTGCTTAGCCGCGAAGCGAGCCTGATTATTAACATTGTCGATGCGACGAACCTGGAACGCAACCTGTTCCTTACGAGCCAGCTTGCCGACATGAAGATTCCGATGGTGATTGCCGTCAACATGATGGACATTGCCGAAAATCGCGGAATTCAGCTGGACCTCGACGAACTTTCTGATTTCTACGGTGTGCCGTGCATTCCGCTTTCTGCCGTGAGCGAAAAGAGCGTCACTAACTTTATTAGCCAGATGGGCCACGTGCTTGCCAGCCCGATGCCGCTCCCGAAGCAGATGGTTTACGGCGACAAGGTCGAAGAAGCCGTAAAGGTGTTGGAGCCGAAGGTGGCTCCGGTCGCAGAACTTTTGTCGGCCGATGCCCGCTGGGTTTCGCTCATGTACTTGGGCAACGAGAAGAGCTATGCGGATAAGTTTGCCGAAGCGGGCGTGAAGCTTGACAAGGCTGAAGTCGTGAAGATTCTGGGCGAAGAGCCGGAATTCGCGATGGCCGAAAACCGCTACTCCATTTCGCACGAGGTGGCGGGCAAGGCGATTGTTTCTGCGCGCGCCAAGAAGACTTTCTCCGACAAGCTTGACGCAGTTCTTTTGAACCGCTGGGCTGCACTCCCGATTTTCCTGGTCATCATGTATCTGGTGTTCTGGATTGCGGTGACGATCGGTTCTGCGTTCATTGATTTCTTTGACGTGCTGTTCGGTGCAATTTTCGTGGATGGCCTCGGCTACCTGCTGGGCGATGTACTCGGCTGCCCCTCCTTTGTCACGGCAATTCTCGCCGACGGTATCGGTGCCGGTATCCAGACGGTTTCGACCTTCATCCCGGTTATCTTCTTCATGTTCCTTTGCCTTTCGTTCTTGGAAGACTCGGGTTACATGGCCCGCGCGGCCTTTGTTGCGGACCGTTTCATGAGATTCCTCGGGCTCCCGGGTCGTGCCTTCGTGCCGATGATGGTGGGCTTCGGCTGCGGTGTGCCGGGCATTATGGGCTCTCGCGTGCTGGAATCCAAGCGTGAACGCTTCCTCACCATCTTCCTGGTGCCGTTCATGAGTTGCGGCGCTCGCCTTCCGGTGTATGCGCTGTTTGCGGCGGCATTCTTTGGCAAGATGGCGGGCACGGTCGTGTTCCTGCTTTACCTCGCTGGCGTTCTGTTCGCCGTTGCCTACGGTCTCTTCTTGAAGAAGTCCCTATTCCAGGGGCAGGCCAGCAACTTTGTGATGGAACTTCCGCCGTATCATTTGCCCAAGGTCAAGTCCTTGATGATCCACTGCTGGCAGCGCCTGCGCGACTACATCTGGCGCGCCGGTAAGGTGATTACGCTTGCGGTTGCTGTTCTCGGCTTCCTCAATAGTTTTGGTATTGTCGAAAAGATGTATGTCGATGTGAACGGTACCGAGACTGAAATCGTCAAGTCTGAAGATGGCTACCAGATGGTCAAGGAAAACGAGGAAGGCGAAGCTGAAAATGTCGCTCTCCCTGAAGGATTCGTGGTTGATGAAACTAAGGTGGTGAAGGCTAATGAATTCACTGCCGGTAACGGTGACTCCGAAAACAGCTTGCTTTCTACCATCGGTAAGGCGATTACGCCGGTATTCGAACCCTTCGGCGTCGAAAAGGAAAACTGGCCGGCCTCTGTGTCTCTGTTCACGGGCCTTTTGGCCAAGGAAGCCGTTATCGGTACCATGAACTCGCTGTATTCCATGGTGGGGGAAAATGCCGAGGCTCCTGCAGATGGCAAGGCCGCGGAACCCGTTGAAGAACCGAAGGCTGAAGAACCTGCACCGGAACAAGTTGCAGTTGCGGACTCTGCTGCTACAGATAGCGTGAAGGCTGATTCGACTTTTGCCGCTGCTGATTCCGCTGCAATTGCCGATAGTGCCGCAGCACCTGCTGAATCCGCAGAAGTTGTTGCCGAAGCCGCTCCTGCCGAGGCTCCCGCAGAAGAAGCCGCCGCGGAACCTGCTGCAGAAGAAAAGCCGCTTATCGCCGGTGTGGATGAATGCCCCGCCGAAGAAGAGGAAGAAGGTGGCGCACCCGATATCAAGGGCGCTGTGCTCGAAGCTCTCGGCTCGATTCCTGCTAACCTCGCCGAAGTCTTCGGCTCGCTCACCGACCCGCTCGGAACCACCGGCGAATTGGAAGGCCAGGAAGCCGCTGAACTCAAGAAGGAAACTCTTGACAAGATTACCGATGCCAAGGTGCTGACCTGCGAAGAATTCGCTGCCATCGAAACCTTCGGCGAAGAAGAAGAGGATGAAAAGACCCGCGAAGCCGTGTTTGCTAAGCTCGCTGCCGCAGGCCTCGAACTCTCCGAAGACGAAATGGGCGCTCTCGAAGAAGGCGACCTTTCCGAAACCGCCGACATCTATGCGAACCTCCGCTCTTACTTCCACAATCCGGACAAGAACGGTAACCCGGTGGATGGCTTTAACTGGCAGGTGTTTGCGTTCCTCATCTTTATCTTGCTTTATGTGCCGTGCCTTGCCGCCATGGGCGTGGTTGCCCGTGAAATCGGCCTCGGTCTCGCTGTGCTCATGGCGACCGTGCAGACGCTCCTTGCCTGGGCAATTGCCGTGCTCCTCTACCAGGTCCCCGTTGGCGGAAACATGACATGGATTGTCGCCGCCATAGTGGTGCTCGTGGGTACGGGAATCTTCCTCAAGCTCTTCGGCATGAAGGCGAATAAAGAAAAGCGCTTCGAAGACTAA
- a CDS encoding metal-dependent transcriptional regulator, translating to MEQVKLSQSLEDYLEMVHMLRLANGIARVRDIAAALKVKMPSVAKAVIELKKLGLVTQEPYSGIELTSEGALVASQILNRHILLKGFLIKLGVSEAIADKDACCMEHILSAETLEKIEEFVNTPSEPSKKSNAAKSKKK from the coding sequence ATGGAACAAGTAAAGTTAAGCCAGAGCCTTGAAGACTACTTGGAAATGGTGCACATGCTGCGCCTTGCGAACGGGATTGCCCGTGTCCGCGACATTGCGGCGGCGCTCAAGGTCAAGATGCCGTCGGTTGCCAAGGCGGTGATTGAACTCAAGAAACTGGGACTTGTGACGCAGGAACCCTACAGCGGCATTGAACTCACCTCTGAAGGCGCTCTTGTCGCGTCCCAGATTCTGAACCGTCATATTTTGCTGAAGGGTTTCCTGATCAAGCTCGGCGTGTCTGAGGCGATTGCCGACAAGGACGCCTGCTGCATGGAGCACATTCTTTCGGCGGAGACGCTCGAAAAAATCGAGGAGTTTGTGAACACGCCCAGTGAACCGTCGAAAAAGTCGAACGCCGCTAAATCTAAGAAAAAGTAA
- a CDS encoding FeoA family protein has protein sequence MNNEPKFSELKKGDKAEIIGYNTGDSQYKSKLLSMGLVRGVVLQVLQVAPLGDPVEVSVLSYRLSLRKQEANVLKLRRV, from the coding sequence ATGAATAACGAACCGAAGTTTTCGGAACTAAAAAAAGGCGACAAGGCCGAAATTATTGGATACAACACGGGTGATTCTCAGTACAAGTCCAAGCTTTTATCGATGGGGCTTGTGCGCGGCGTGGTGCTGCAGGTTTTGCAGGTGGCACCGCTCGGCGACCCGGTCGAGGTGAGCGTGCTTTCGTACAGGCTTTCGCTCCGTAAACAAGAAGCCAACGTGCTCAAGTTGAGGAGAGTCTGA
- the feoB gene encoding Fe(2+) transporter permease subunit FeoB: protein MPIEKEVFTIAIAGNPNCGKTALFNSLTGSNQIVGNWPGVTVEKKEGQFKLDNHTIRVVDLPGIYALFANSEDERAALDYLLKGEADLVVNILDATNLERNLFLTSQLMEKGVPMVLAVNMMDIAASRGIHVDLHKLEEILGVTAIGLTAVSPKSCEGFVNDLHKLLHNSRELPLPKAVKHSEVLEKLIEEIAVPLKPVADKLGASPRWTAVQYLEHSGRVLELADELGVEIPHDKIEEDLGEEVEFALADSRYSYARDIAKAVIRDNTTKRTRTDKLDKLFLNRILGIPLFLVAMYLVFWFAVKVGSAFIDFFDILFGGIFVDGMTELLTKIGAPGVVVALLANGIGTGIQTVSTFIPVIFFMFLCLSFLEDSGYMSRAAFVADRFMRFLGLPGKAFVPMIVGFGCSVPALMGTRTLENKRERFLTLFLVPFMSCGARLPVYALFGAAFFGESAGTLVFGIYLTGIVIALIYGLLLRHTVFMGKESTFIMELPPYHLPKVRNLFRHAWLRLKEFVFRAGKVVLIMVTVLGFMGSVGTDGSFGNDNNEKSVLSAVGTVITPVFEPFGVERDNWPASVALFTGLFAKEAIVGTLNSLYAIEGTGGANAAEKAGEAGALTTADAAPEETAADEGFSLKSTVKDALVSVPANLVEVFTSIANPLGVKDAIEESEGAENEGAYKTMQAHFNLGRFQVLAYLLFILLYVPCLAAMGTAFRELGRFYGTLMMVFQTVIGWSLSVLFFQVTCGHSTAWIVTSVALLAGVVVSLVFIGRDQRKKKVFE, encoded by the coding sequence ATGCCTATCGAGAAAGAAGTTTTCACGATTGCGATTGCGGGCAACCCGAACTGCGGAAAGACGGCGCTCTTTAACTCGCTTACTGGCTCGAACCAGATTGTGGGCAACTGGCCTGGCGTGACTGTCGAAAAGAAGGAAGGCCAGTTTAAGCTCGACAACCACACGATTCGCGTGGTGGACTTGCCGGGTATTTATGCACTGTTTGCAAACTCCGAAGACGAGCGTGCCGCTCTCGATTACCTGCTCAAGGGCGAAGCAGACCTGGTCGTGAATATCTTGGATGCCACGAACCTGGAACGCAACCTGTTCCTCACGAGCCAGCTGATGGAAAAGGGCGTGCCGATGGTCTTGGCGGTGAACATGATGGACATCGCGGCGAGCCGCGGCATCCATGTGGACCTGCACAAGCTCGAAGAAATCCTCGGCGTGACGGCGATTGGCCTCACGGCGGTTTCGCCCAAGAGCTGCGAAGGCTTCGTGAACGACTTGCACAAGCTGCTGCACAATAGCCGCGAACTCCCGCTCCCGAAGGCGGTCAAGCATTCCGAAGTCCTGGAAAAACTGATTGAAGAAATTGCGGTGCCGCTCAAGCCCGTAGCCGATAAGCTTGGCGCAAGCCCGCGCTGGACTGCGGTGCAGTATTTGGAGCATAGCGGGCGAGTACTGGAACTTGCCGACGAACTCGGTGTCGAAATTCCGCACGACAAGATTGAAGAAGACTTGGGCGAAGAGGTGGAATTCGCGCTGGCCGATTCCCGCTATTCCTACGCCCGCGACATCGCGAAGGCGGTCATCCGCGACAATACTACCAAGCGCACGCGAACTGACAAGCTCGACAAACTATTCCTCAACCGCATCCTGGGAATCCCGCTTTTCCTTGTCGCCATGTATCTGGTGTTCTGGTTTGCGGTGAAAGTCGGCAGCGCGTTTATCGACTTCTTCGACATTTTGTTCGGTGGAATTTTCGTGGACGGCATGACTGAACTCTTGACTAAGATTGGCGCTCCGGGCGTTGTCGTGGCGCTCTTGGCGAACGGCATCGGTACGGGCATCCAGACGGTATCGACGTTCATTCCGGTCATCTTCTTCATGTTCCTTTGCCTTTCGTTCCTCGAGGATTCTGGCTACATGTCGCGTGCGGCGTTCGTGGCGGATCGATTTATGCGGTTCCTCGGGCTCCCGGGCAAGGCGTTCGTGCCGATGATTGTAGGCTTCGGCTGCTCGGTGCCGGCGCTCATGGGCACGCGTACGCTCGAAAACAAGCGCGAAAGGTTCCTTACTTTGTTCCTGGTGCCGTTCATGAGCTGCGGCGCGCGCCTTCCGGTGTATGCGCTATTTGGTGCGGCGTTCTTCGGCGAAAGCGCAGGGACGCTCGTGTTCGGAATTTACCTGACGGGCATCGTGATTGCGTTGATTTACGGCCTGCTCTTGCGCCATACGGTTTTCATGGGCAAGGAATCAACGTTTATCATGGAACTGCCGCCTTACCATTTGCCCAAGGTGCGCAACCTTTTCCGCCACGCATGGCTCCGCCTCAAGGAATTCGTTTTCCGTGCGGGCAAGGTCGTGCTCATCATGGTGACGGTGCTTGGCTTTATGGGCTCCGTCGGTACTGACGGAAGTTTCGGCAACGACAATAACGAAAAGTCGGTGCTGAGTGCCGTGGGGACGGTGATTACGCCGGTGTTCGAACCCTTCGGTGTCGAACGCGACAACTGGCCTGCATCTGTCGCGCTCTTTACGGGGCTCTTCGCGAAAGAAGCGATTGTCGGAACGCTCAATTCGCTGTATGCGATTGAAGGCACGGGTGGTGCAAACGCTGCAGAAAAGGCGGGGGAGGCCGGCGCGCTTACTACTGCCGACGCGGCCCCGGAAGAAACTGCCGCGGACGAGGGCTTTAGCCTGAAATCTACGGTGAAAGATGCTCTCGTGAGCGTCCCGGCTAACCTGGTAGAAGTCTTTACGTCCATCGCGAACCCGCTGGGCGTCAAGGATGCTATCGAAGAGAGCGAAGGTGCTGAAAACGAAGGGGCGTACAAGACGATGCAGGCGCATTTCAACCTCGGGCGTTTCCAGGTGCTGGCCTACCTGTTATTTATATTGCTCTATGTGCCGTGCCTTGCTGCCATGGGAACCGCCTTCCGCGAGCTTGGGCGCTTCTACGGAACGCTCATGATGGTGTTCCAGACGGTTATCGGCTGGAGCCTCTCGGTGCTGTTCTTCCAGGTGACCTGCGGACATTCTACCGCATGGATCGTCACCTCGGTAGCGCTCCTCGCCGGTGTGGTCGTGAGCCTCGTGTTTATCGGTCGTGACCAGCGCAAAAAGAAGGTCTTCGAGTAG
- the gltB gene encoding glutamate synthase large subunit, with the protein MNAQALYDPMNEHDACGVGLVANINNVASHQIVLQGITVLKRLMHRGAAGGDPETGDGAGLLLSMPHKFFRKVNANLPERYGVAMFFVDNTLEATAFDAKIKEIAAAEGMPVLNFREVPVNADKIGRTARETLPHIRQAFFDGSAFESDSAFDIKLYVARRLMEKACKGLYVCSCSRRSIVYKGLLLASQIEGFYKDLNDLDFETPIALVHQRYSTNTFPTWPLAHPFRYLAHNGEINTLRGNLNSLRAREPHLKSEIIGDDLQKLLPLVPAGQSDSASLDNMFELLVAAGRSLPHAMMMLMPQAWGKKHYLGRDVRGFFEYESMLMEPWDGPAAVAFSDGVNAGAILDRNGLRPARYTLCKDGLFVMASETGVLDLRDDEVEEKGRLKPGEIIYLDLENHRILKNAEMKAQVARAKPYRRWVAENKMSVRGLFSEINPSDVPEDILVQQKRFGYSAEDLSIILQPMAKNGAEPIGSMGNDAALAVLSDKPQPLFNYFKQLFAQVTNPPIDPIREELVMSLTTYIGNHGNILEETPEQAHLIKIPRPIVTEDEIRRFENIGDKAFKAKVLKMQFPLGGDGSVLEAALQNLAGDAVRAVQDNYDIIVLSDKNIDWGYVPMPSLLATACVNRALVEAGVRPEIGLIVQSGEVREVMHFALLLGYGATVINPYLAFESITNMCHNGDLDVDPVTAAANYVKAVDKGLLKIMSKMGISTLRSYRSAQIFEAVGLNHELIEKFLPGTASRIEGIGLEEIAREVGERQKIAFADASKVLQSGGQYAFRKEGEKHLWTPQSLAAFRQAVQGGDYEKFKVYSKLINDQSERQATLRGLFKFKKATPIDISEVESRESIIHHFVAGAMSLGSLSPEAHETIAIAMNRIGAMSNCGEGGEDPDRDTPAPNGDIRSSAIRQVASGRFGVTIDYLRHAKDLQIKMAQGAKPGEGGQLPAHKVNEFVARIRHSIPNVSLISPPPHHDIYSIEDLAQLIYDLRNANPKARVSVKLVSEVGVGTIAAGVAKAHADVVLISGHDGGTGASPLTSIKHAGLPWELGIAEAEQTLVLNDLRGRIKLQVDGQLKTGRDVVVAALLGAEEFGFATNLLVSLGCVMDRKCHTNKCPMGIATQDADYRKRFAGKPEYVENFLYFIADEVREILASLGLRSLAEACGRSDLLERDEAIAFYKAHNLDFSKIFETVNGGIKSFDKNFVKEPLENFDRRELLPFVADTLKSGKAVELCTVVHNVDRTVGTELSGEVDEHFGVKGLPEDTIKVHLQGVAGQSFGAFLAPGITLDLEGEANDFMGKGLSGGKIIVRPPSNASFKAEDNVIAGNVIGYGGTSGKIFINGLAGERFGIRNSGMLLVSEGVGDHGCEYMTGGRVVVLGRVGVNFAAGMTGGFAYVYDETGHFDLSCNVDSADLESVLPGTESESELLDIINQHVQATGSEKGKRILENWNSERPKFVKIFPVDYRNALLKAQKA; encoded by the coding sequence ATGAACGCTCAAGCTCTTTACGACCCGATGAACGAACACGACGCCTGCGGTGTCGGCCTGGTCGCCAATATTAATAATGTTGCCTCGCACCAGATAGTGCTGCAGGGCATTACTGTTTTGAAAAGGCTCATGCACCGCGGTGCAGCAGGTGGAGACCCGGAAACCGGCGACGGTGCGGGTCTTTTGCTTTCTATGCCGCACAAGTTCTTCCGCAAGGTGAACGCGAACCTGCCGGAACGCTATGGCGTGGCGATGTTCTTTGTGGACAATACGCTCGAGGCTACTGCCTTTGACGCGAAGATCAAGGAGATTGCCGCTGCCGAGGGCATGCCGGTGCTGAACTTCCGCGAGGTTCCTGTGAATGCCGACAAGATCGGTCGCACGGCCCGCGAAACCCTGCCGCATATCCGCCAGGCGTTCTTCGACGGTTCCGCTTTCGAATCCGACAGTGCGTTCGATATCAAGCTCTATGTGGCTCGCCGCCTGATGGAAAAGGCCTGCAAGGGCTTGTATGTTTGTAGCTGCAGCCGCCGTAGCATCGTGTACAAGGGCCTGTTGCTTGCAAGCCAAATCGAGGGCTTCTACAAGGACCTGAACGATCTCGATTTCGAGACTCCGATTGCGCTTGTCCACCAGCGCTACTCCACGAATACTTTCCCGACTTGGCCGCTGGCGCACCCGTTCCGCTACCTCGCTCACAACGGCGAAATCAACACCCTGCGCGGTAACCTCAACAGCCTGCGTGCCCGCGAGCCGCACCTGAAGAGCGAGATTATCGGTGACGACCTGCAGAAGCTTCTCCCGCTCGTTCCGGCGGGCCAGAGCGACTCGGCCAGCCTTGACAACATGTTTGAGCTTCTCGTCGCAGCGGGTCGTAGCCTCCCGCATGCGATGATGATGCTCATGCCTCAGGCCTGGGGCAAAAAGCATTACCTGGGCCGCGATGTGCGCGGTTTCTTCGAATACGAATCCATGCTTATGGAACCGTGGGATGGCCCTGCCGCCGTCGCGTTTAGTGATGGCGTGAACGCGGGTGCGATTCTCGACCGCAACGGCCTCCGTCCGGCACGTTACACTTTGTGTAAAGATGGCCTCTTTGTGATGGCCTCCGAGACGGGCGTTCTCGACCTCCGCGATGACGAAGTGGAAGAAAAGGGCCGCCTGAAACCCGGTGAAATCATCTACCTCGACCTCGAAAACCACAGGATTTTGAAGAACGCCGAAATGAAGGCTCAGGTGGCGAGAGCCAAGCCTTACCGCCGTTGGGTTGCCGAGAACAAGATGAGCGTCCGCGGGCTCTTCAGCGAGATCAACCCGTCCGACGTTCCGGAAGATATTTTGGTGCAGCAGAAGCGCTTCGGCTACTCGGCAGAAGACCTGAGCATCATTCTGCAGCCGATGGCGAAGAACGGTGCAGAACCTATCGGCTCCATGGGTAACGATGCCGCGCTCGCCGTGCTTTCGGACAAGCCGCAGCCGCTGTTCAACTACTTCAAGCAGCTGTTTGCGCAGGTCACTAACCCGCCGATTGACCCGATCCGCGAAGAGCTCGTGATGAGCCTTACGACCTACATCGGTAACCACGGCAACATTCTGGAAGAAACTCCGGAGCAGGCGCACCTCATCAAGATTCCGCGCCCGATCGTGACCGAAGACGAAATCCGCCGCTTTGAAAATATCGGCGACAAGGCGTTCAAGGCGAAGGTGCTCAAGATGCAGTTCCCGTTGGGCGGTGACGGTTCCGTGCTGGAAGCGGCCTTGCAGAACTTGGCCGGCGATGCCGTGCGCGCCGTGCAGGACAACTACGACATCATCGTGCTTTCGGATAAAAACATCGACTGGGGCTACGTGCCCATGCCTTCGCTTTTGGCAACGGCTTGCGTGAACCGCGCCCTGGTGGAAGCGGGCGTTCGCCCCGAAATCGGCTTGATTGTGCAGAGCGGTGAAGTCCGCGAAGTGATGCACTTTGCGCTCTTGCTCGGTTACGGAGCGACGGTCATCAACCCGTATCTCGCATTCGAGAGCATCACCAATATGTGCCACAACGGCGACCTGGATGTGGACCCGGTGACGGCTGCCGCGAACTACGTGAAGGCTGTGGACAAGGGCCTGTTGAAGATTATGTCGAAGATGGGTATCTCCACGCTCCGCAGCTACCGCAGCGCCCAGATTTTCGAAGCCGTGGGACTGAATCACGAACTCATCGAGAAGTTCCTGCCGGGTACGGCAAGCCGTATCGAAGGTATCGGCCTCGAAGAGATTGCCCGCGAAGTGGGCGAACGTCAGAAGATTGCATTTGCCGATGCAAGCAAGGTTTTGCAGTCGGGTGGCCAGTATGCATTCCGCAAGGAAGGCGAGAAGCACCTGTGGACTCCGCAGTCGCTTGCCGCATTCCGCCAGGCAGTGCAGGGTGGCGACTACGAGAAGTTCAAGGTCTACAGCAAACTCATCAACGACCAGTCTGAACGTCAGGCAACTTTGCGCGGTCTCTTCAAGTTCAAGAAGGCGACCCCGATTGACATTAGCGAAGTCGAATCTCGCGAATCCATTATCCATCACTTTGTGGCGGGCGCGATGAGTCTTGGCTCCTTGAGCCCGGAAGCCCACGAGACGATTGCCATTGCGATGAACCGCATCGGTGCCATGAGCAACTGCGGCGAAGGTGGTGAAGACCCCGACCGCGATACTCCGGCACCGAACGGCGATATCCGCAGTTCTGCGATTCGCCAGGTTGCCTCGGGCCGCTTTGGCGTGACGATTGACTACCTGCGCCATGCGAAGGATTTGCAGATTAAGATGGCCCAGGGCGCAAAGCCCGGTGAAGGTGGCCAGTTGCCGGCTCACAAGGTGAACGAGTTCGTGGCGCGTATCCGTCACTCCATCCCGAACGTGTCGCTGATTTCTCCGCCGCCGCACCATGATATTTACTCCATCGAAGACCTGGCGCAGTTGATTTACGACTTGCGCAACGCCAACCCGAAGGCCCGTGTTTCAGTGAAGCTCGTGTCCGAAGTGGGCGTGGGTACGATTGCCGCGGGTGTGGCGAAGGCTCATGCCGACGTGGTTCTGATTTCCGGTCACGATGGCGGTACGGGTGCATCTCCGCTCACATCCATCAAGCATGCCGGCCTCCCGTGGGAACTCGGTATTGCCGAAGCGGAACAGACGCTCGTGCTTAACGACTTGCGCGGCCGCATCAAACTCCAGGTCGATGGCCAGCTCAAGACGGGCCGTGACGTGGTGGTGGCCGCCCTCCTCGGTGCCGAAGAATTCGGATTTGCCACGAACCTTCTCGTAAGCCTTGGCTGCGTGATGGATCGCAAGTGCCATACCAACAAGTGCCCCATGGGTATCGCCACGCAGGATGCGGATTACCGCAAGCGCTTTGCGGGCAAGCCCGAATACGTGGAAAACTTCCTTTACTTCATTGCCGATGAAGTCCGCGAAATTCTTGCAAGCCTTGGCCTGCGCTCGTTGGCAGAAGCCTGCGGCCGCAGCGACCTCCTGGAACGCGACGAGGCGATTGCCTTCTACAAGGCTCACAACCTCGACTTCTCCAAGATTTTCGAAACCGTCAATGGCGGCATCAAGTCCTTCGATAAGAACTTTGTGAAGGAACCGCTTGAAAACTTCGACCGTCGTGAACTCCTGCCGTTCGTGGCCGACACGCTCAAGAGCGGCAAGGCTGTGGAACTCTGCACGGTGGTACACAACGTCGACCGTACGGTCGGTACGGAACTTTCCGGCGAGGTGGACGAACACTTCGGCGTGAAGGGCCTCCCCGAAGATACCATCAAGGTTCATCTTCAGGGTGTCGCGGGCCAGAGCTTCGGAGCATTCCTCGCTCCGGGTATTACGCTCGACCTCGAGGGCGAAGCGAACGACTTTATGGGCAAGGGCCTCTCGGGCGGTAAGATTATCGTGCGCCCGCCTAGCAATGCAAGCTTCAAGGCCGAAGACAACGTGATTGCAGGTAACGTCATCGGTTACGGTGGAACCTCGGGCAAGATCTTCATCAACGGTCTCGCCGGCGAACGCTTCGGTATCCGTAACTCGGGTATGCTCCTGGTGAGCGAAGGCGTGGGTGATCACGGCTGTGAATACATGACCGGCGGTAGGGTAGTGGTGCTCGGCCGCGTGGGCGTGAACTTCGCCGCAGGTATGACGGGTGGCTTTGCCTACGTGTACGACGAGACGGGTCACTTTGACCTGAGCTGCAACGTGGATTCTGCCGACCTTGAAAGCGTGCTTCCGGGTACCGAGAGCGAAAGCGAACTTCTCGATATCATCAACCAGCACGTTCAGGCGACGGGTAGCGAGAAGGGCAAGCGCATTCTCGAGAACTGGAATAGCGAACGTCCGAAGTTCGTGAAGATATTCCCGGTGGATTACAGGAACGCTCTTTTGAAGGCCCAGAAGGCATAG